The Microcebus murinus isolate Inina chromosome 9, M.murinus_Inina_mat1.0, whole genome shotgun sequence nucleotide sequence AAGGGATGTAAGTCAGCTACAAAGGGACAAATACtgaaataccatatgattctatttatacaaGATACTGAAGAGTGGTcaaatttataaagacagaaaatagaatggtggctGCCTGAGGAAGAGGGAATGAGGAGTTACTGTTTAACCACTTCGGAACCAGCGCCGACTATAGTGGatagccacagatggacgcgcacagcgaatttagccaacagccgtgatatgaaggtgcacagccgagcgttgacttcagccgacagccgtgatattatgacttttctaatttttcatttatcaaaatagtgaacatttaaataacataataaaaacatatgtatatgttacctattctgatttacaagtaaagctgcctgcctgtaaagtaaaacaagctttcagtaaTTTAAAGCTTTCCtaatcacacaagagcaaaatggattcattgtcaatgcacagcacaaactatcctgtgtactatgagtgccagctgttgGCAAGGTTTCTCGcgtggtaccgaagtggttaagtggTCATTTCTAAGTTGTCCTCTTAATTCCACTGCACTATTACATCTGATAGAGACCCTGTCTAATAACTTCTCTGTGCTCTCCTGTTCTCTTCCTATCTCTCCAACTAATACTTTTTTTGGCAATCTTCCTATGCTCTGTCATGTTGCACCAGGACTGTGTTCAGCTCCCTTATTTCACAACCCTTTTCTAGGCAACCCCATCTATTTTTAGTCTGAGCTGTCTCCTTTATGACCAATTTCCAATAGGGCGAGAGAGGTTATGTTGTCCTGCAGAATGGTACCATAATCAGCTGGAGACCTCCAAATACACCTTCTTCCTTACTCTGATTCATATTCAGTCCAATTGAAAAATGACCCACCTTCCCTCAACTAGACCTGTGAATTCACAGGACAAGGACtacatctttttcatttttaccttccCAATATCCAGCACAGTGCTTGGGAACACAGGACATGCTCAGACACTTTAATCAAACAATAGGCCACCACTGCCCCATAGAATGTTTCTGCAATTATGGAAATGTTTTATGGCTAATATGGTAGCCATTAACCACATGTGACTACTGAATACCTGAAATATGGCTAGTACAGCTGtagaactaaatttttaaatttataattaaacgGGCACATTCGCTAGTGGCTACCATTATTAGACAGTGCTGCTCTAGAACTCCCTCTGGCTTACACTGTCTCCTAGCTTGcctcaagttgttttttttttttcttgtggtcaCAAGAGACAATAGAAATACCTTAACTCTAGAGGCTGGATATTGGTTCCCATACCTTTCACTAtcaaacaacataaaatttattatgcaAATTCTGAAAATTTAGGTTTCTTATATAACCTCACATGATGATTTTACTGTTGCTCCTCAGCCTCATGCATTGACTATTCCATTCAGTTAATGatccaaaagagaaaagaaaacatcctACCATTTTCACAATGTAGTAGGCCATGGCATGTAAGTGTCGGGTTGAAGTTCCACTACCAATCACAAAGTAATCTGTGTATTTCATTTCTGGAGGAACCTTGATAACACAAATGTCTCTTGCATTCTCTTGCCTCAGTAGTAAAACCATCATATCGATGTCAAACTTGGGACCAACATGATCtgaaatgcataaatatttatgtcaGATGGCCAAGTAGAAGACAGACTTGTATGCATCAGAGATGGAGGCAGCTGACAGTGAAACTGCTCCTCCATGAGAGTATTTAGAtccaaaatgttttgaaagaCAGCAGGGCCCAGGCCTCCTGGAAGCTGAACCTGGGCATCACTATCATATAGCACTGTTCACCTTTTATTGTCAGTGTGCTCAGATTACACAGTGCCACTATACATCCTTTCCTATTACCATATGTGGGCAGAAGGACACATCAGTGACAAATGACTTTCTATTCACTAGTACTTGAAATGAGCAAGTATCTCAAACACAGAAAGGCTATACAAAAACAGTCACACAAAGTCATGAAGAGGGGATATACTGGGACATGTTAAAATCAATCTTGAGGCccggtgcagtgactcacgcctgtaatcctagcactctgggaggccaaggcgggcggattgttcaaggtcaggagttcgaaaccagcctgagcaagagcaagaccctgtctctactataaatagaaaggaattagttggccaaccaatatatatagaaaaaaaaaattagccgggcatggtggcgcatgcctgtagtcccagctacccgggaggctgaggcagcaggatcgctttagcccaggagtttgaggttgctgtgagctaggctgacgccagggcactcactctagcctgggcaacagagtgagactctctctcaaaaaaaaaaaaaaaaaaaaaaatcaatctcgGACACAAAGGATCACAGTACTAGAACAGTGAGCTGGAAGGGCTCTAAGGTACTATCTGGTCCAAAACCTTCAATTGAGAGATGATGAAACAAGCCTAGCATAATTAGCATGGCCTAAGATTAACCAATGAGGGAGCTAAAATTTTAAGTGATTCTCACTTTGAACCCTCAAGTTTTTCTTATAAAGCATTTGGATTGTTAACAACTGTTaatctataaatacatattttttttcctgtagaaatTTAGATATTCTGCTCTTCAGCTTGGAGTATTATAGCCTGTAAATTTATAGCTCTCTTAAGTTTTAAAGCTGACTCCAAAGAACCCAGTAGCTAAGTCCACTAAGACCTCTCTGCCTCATTACTCTTTCTCAGATGTGATCTGTTTACTATCTCTCAAGTTTCTAAAAAGGTTAGCAATAATTAGAGGATCTTAACTTGGACCCATCCCCTATTAAGCGCTTCTTACCCACCCCTTAGCCCTCAGCTCCTGGCTCTCTCTCAGAATCCTCATGCTCTAACACTCCCGACAAATCCATTTCCCAGGACGCTAGGAGCCTAAAGGGGGGATAAGGACGACGAGATGGTGGTGCCAAAGGTCCGAACAGCTAGGGTTTTGGAGACGACAGTTCATCTCTTGCGcccacagatttttttgttttttttttttttttttttttagacaagagtctcaccctgttgcccgggctacagtgccgtggcgtcagcctagctcacagcaacctcaagctcctgggctaaagcaatcctgctgcctcagcctccggagtagctgggactacaggcatgcgccaccatgcctagctaattttttctgtacatacttttagttgtccagctaattttctttctatttttagtagagacggggtctcgctcttgctcaggctggtttcgaactcccgaccttgagcgatcctcccgtctcggccccccagagtgctaggattacaggcgtgagccaccgcgcccggtctcgCAGATTCTTAATTGTGAAACGAGAAGGTTGGCGCCAACAACCTTTGAAGTCCCTGCCAGCTCTGGATCTGCAGAAGTTTGGTGACTCGGGAGAAATGCATTAAGAGGGGAACCCGGGGCTGCCTTAGCCCGGACCCGGTTCCTGGCTGCCCGGAAAAGACCGCTTTCGCTCTCCACGCCCGTACCTTTTGCGCTCAACTGTGGGCGTCCCTCTCCGGCCGTCCCCTCCGCCTGCTCCTCCAGCCGGGGCCCGCTGTGCAGGCCACGCACAAGGCCCGGGGTCAGGCAGGCCCAGCGGGAGGCTGGTCCCGCAGGAAGCCGTTCCACGGCCAGCAGCCCAAGCTGGGGCCGAATTCCAGCCGCTACCCGGAACAGTGCTCTGCGCCACAAGAGCGACCCGAGCCGCCGAGCCACACAGC carries:
- the MALSU1 gene encoding mitochondrial assembly of ribosomal large subunit protein 1 gives rise to the protein MGPGGCVARRLGSLLWRRALFRVAAGIRPQLGLLAVERLPAGPASRWACLTPGLVRGLHSGPRLEEQAEGTAGEGRPQLSAKDHVGPKFDIDMMVLLLRQENARDICVIKVPPEMKYTDYFVIGSGTSTRHLHAMAYYIVKMYKYLKCKSEPHVKIEGKDTDDWLCMDFGSMVLHLMLPETREIYELEKLWTLRSYDDQLAQIPPETLPEDFILGIEDDTSSLTLTPVEFKCE